The following coding sequences lie in one Miscanthus floridulus cultivar M001 chromosome 9, ASM1932011v1, whole genome shotgun sequence genomic window:
- the LOC136482357 gene encoding N-alpha-acetyltransferase MAK3-like has translation MSSAASSAAAAGGDGSEGSGVAEGGEIAYVSYGGEQHLPLVMSLVDEELSEPYSIFTYRYFVYLWPQLTFLAFDARDGKCVGTVVCKMGEHRGAFRGYIAMLVVLKPYRGRGIATELVTRSIRVMMESGCEEVTLEAEVTNKGALALYGRLGFIRAKRLYRYYLNGVDAFRLKLLFPRPDPGLPPMMIGNDRDDQKMDSPYL, from the exons ATGTCGTCGgccgcctcctccgccgccgccgccggcggcgacgGTAGCGAAGGAAGCGGGGTTGCGGAGGGCGGGGAGATTGCGTACGTGAGCTACGGCGGGGAGCAGCACCTGCCGCTGGTGATGTCGCTGGTGGACGAGGAGCTCAGCGAGCCCTACTCCATCTTCACCTACCGCTACTTCGTCTACCTCTGGCCGCAGCTCACCTTCCTG GCGTTCGATGCCAGGGATGGCAAGTGCGTGGGGACGGTCGTGTGCAAGATGGGGGAGCACAGGGGTGCATTCAGGGGCTACATCGCCATGCTCGTCGTCCTCAAGCCCTACCGAGGGAGGGGAATAG CAACTGAGCTAGTTACTAGATCAATTCGGGTAATGATGGAGTCTGGCTGTGAGGAG GTGACACTTGAAGCAGAAGTTACTAATAAGGGTGCCCTTGCTCTCTATGGTCGCCTGGGGTTTATCCGAGCAAAGAGACTGTACAGATACTATCTAAATGGTGTAGACGCTTTTCGGCTGAAACTACTATTTCCACGCCCTGATCCTGGCCTGCCTCCAATGATGATTGGCAATGACAGGGATGACCAGAAGATGGATTCTCCCTACTTGTGA
- the LOC136482356 gene encoding uncharacterized protein, translated as MARPSSPSPPASARKRSRSPPEAAAKHDPRPAAAAAATATAAAASPAGFIFMCNGATKPECYRHRVLGLPRGRLDAVSRIRRGAAVFLYDFDARYLYGPYQADSDGGLHLVPAAFHGRFPAQVKFKIDGDFMPLPESSLRSAINDNYVNGRFNPELTATQVEKLRALFQPITLLPESAPRHDVDNRPPPPLGVDNWLPPPHDVDNWPPAPPLLPPSANPVQPPAYAHHPTPYIAPPDAHSMPPEAYPPPCPYLPPTAPGMVTETGYGYGDGYEAYRPFHSAYRYVQTPPSCSLYAQYPMPAHVSGPAYSTGPYYAPYQNHPYPYEHGSVNHHYQQSTYERAPYYGSGWGFPR; from the exons ATGGCGAGGCCCTCCTCGCCTTCCCCTCCCGCCTCGGCGCGCAAGCGGTCGCGCTCTCCACCGGAGGCGGCGGCGAAGCACGACCCCCgccccgccgcggccgcggctgccaccgccaccgctgccgcTGCCTCGCCGGCGGGGTTCATCTTTATGTGCAACGGCGCAACGAAGCCCGAATGCTACCGGCACAGGGTGCTCGGCCTGCCGCGCGGGAGGCTGGACGCGGTCTCGCGGatccggcgcggcgcggcggtcTTCCTCTACGACTTCGACGCGAGGTACCTCTACGGGCCCTACCAAGCTGACTCCGATggagggctccacctcgtccCCGCCGCCTTCCACGGCCGCTTCCCCGCGCAG GTCAAGTTTAAGATTGATGGTGATTTCATGCCTCTCCCTGAGAGTAGCCTAAGAAGTGCCATCAATGACAACTATGTCAATGGGAGGTTCAACCCAGAGCTTACTGCTACACAA GTTGAGAAACTGAGGGCACTATTTCAGCCAATTACTTTACTTCCTGAATCAGCACCCCGACATGACGTTGATAACAGGCCCCCACCCCCACTTGGTGTTGATAACTGGCTCCCACCCCCACATGATGTTGATAACTGgccccctgctcctcctcttctacCTCCTTCAGCTAACCCGGTACAACCACCTGCTTATGCGCATCATCCAACTCCCTATATTGCTCCTCCGGATGCTCATTCGATGCCACCTGAAGCCTATCCACCTCCATGTCCTTACCTGCCTCCGACTGCTCCAGGTATGGTAACAGAAACTGGGTATGGTTATGGAGATGGATATGAAGCATATCGTCCATTTCATTCTGCCTATCGGTATGTGCAAACGCCACCTTCATGTTCTCTCTATGCCCAATACCCTATGCCAGCGCATGTCTCAGGTCCCGCTTATTCTACTGGTCCCTACTATGCTCCTTATCAGAATCATCCATATCCATATGAACATGGTAGTGTGAATCATCATTACCAGCAAAGCACATATGAGAG AGCCCCCTATTATGGGTCCGGTTGGGGGTTCCCGAGGTGA